Proteins encoded in a region of the Anguilla anguilla isolate fAngAng1 chromosome 10, fAngAng1.pri, whole genome shotgun sequence genome:
- the LOC118237090 gene encoding T-box transcription factor TBX3-like isoform X2, protein MSFPMRDPVIPGTSMAYHPFLPHRAPDFAMSAMLGHQPPFFPTLALPPNGALSLPGALGKPIMDQLVGATETSLHFSTLGHQAAAAAAHLRPLKTLEPEEEVEDDPKVHLEAKDLWEQFHKRGTEMVITKSGRRMFPPFKVRCTGLDKKAKYILLMDIVAADDCRYKFHNSRWMVAGKADPEMPKRMYIHPDSPATGEQWMSKVVNFHKLKLTNNISDKHGFNCFLLQTILNSMHKYQPRFHIVRANDILKLPYSTFRTYVFPETEFIAVTAYQNDKITQLKIDNNPFAKGFRDTGNGRREKRKQLALQSIRSYEEQQKKDDGTPDDSLGEQGSFKCFGQVSTVGAPTLKVCESDEDSDEEREDGNQQDVQEASKISTTTEDTKEEEARTAKAHLFANRHTTSREREDATNTEKSPADSRQSPITIISSTTRSLGGEELKSPAQDLPKTEECRSMSKENYAPLTVQTDSSAHINQAHLHNFGFPPGLAGQQFFNPLGGAHPFLLHPSQFSMGGAFSNMAAAGMGPLLAAVSSGGVSTMDTASIASPTQGLTGTHGLPFHLQQHVLASQGLAMSPFGSLFPYPYTYMAAAAAASTAASSSVHRHPFLNAVRPRLRYNPYTIPMSVPDSSTLLTTGLPPMPGSTIEKNNMATSPVSANLDSTSEVNSRSSTLSSGSVSHSPKTCSQKDSTNELQSIQRLVSGLDSKQDRPRSLSP, encoded by the exons ATGAGCTTCCCGATGAGAGATCCAGTTATTCCAGGAACAAGTATGGCATATCATCCATTTTTACCTCACCGCGCTCCAGACTTTGCTATGAGCGCAATGCTGGGCCACCAGCCTCCCTTCTTCCCGACTCTTGCACTGCCTCCCAACggcgctctttctctcccggGTGCACTCGGGAAGCCCATCATGGATCAGCTGGTAGGCGCCACGGAAACCAGTCTTCACTTTTCCACGTTAGGGCACCAGGCTGCTGCCGCAGCTGCCCACTTAAGGCCTCTGAAAACATTGGAACCAGAAGAAGAAGTGGAAGATGACCCTAAAGTTCACCTGGAAGCTAAGGACCTTTGGGAACAGTTCCACAAACGGGGCACTGAAATGGTTATCACAAAATCTGGAAG GCGAATGTTTCCACCATTTAAAGTGAGGTGTACTGGCTTGGACAAGAAAGCCAAGTACATTTTGCTGATGGATATTGTCGCAGCCGACGACTGCAGATATAAATTCCATAACTCGCGCTGGATGGTGGCAGGGAAGGCCGACCCTGAAATGCCAAAGCGGATGTACATTCACCCGGACAGCCCGGCGACTGGCGAACAGTGGATGTCAAAAGTCGTCAATTTTCACAAACTAAAACTGACGAACAACATCTCCGACAAGCATGGATTT AATTGTTTCCTGTTGCAGACGATTCTGAACTCGATGCACAAATATCAGCCTCGATTTCACATCGTGCGAGCCAACGACATCCTTAAACTTCCCTATAGTACGTTCAGGACCTACGTCTTTCCCGAAACTGAATTCATTGCTGTAACTGCTTACCAAAATGATAAG ATTACACAGTTAAAAATTGACAATAATCCATTCGCAAAAGGTTTCCGTGACACCGGCAatgggagaagagaaaaaag GAAGCAATTGGCACTGCAGTCTATAAGGTCCTATGAGGAGCAACAGAAAAAAGACGACGGAACGCCGGACGACTCTTTGGGAGAGCAGGGTTCCTTCAAGTGTTTTGGTCAAGTATCAACAGTAGGAGCCCCAACATTAAAAG TCTGTGAAAGCGATGAAGATAGCGACGAGGAAAGAGAAGATGGAAACCAACAGGACGTACAAGAGGCCAGCAAAATTTCTACCACCACAGAAGACACGAAGGAGGAAGAGGCACGCACTGCCAAAGCGCACCTGTTCGCCAATAGACATACCACAAGCCGGGAAAGAGAGGACGCAACGAACACTGAGAAGAGTCCAGCGGATTCAAGGCAGAGCCCTATTACTATCATTTCCAGCACCACTCGCTCTTTGGGCGGGGAAGAACTGAAGAGTCCTGCGCAAGATCTACCCAAAACTGAAGAATGCAGGTCTATGAGCAAGGAGAATTACGCGCCCTTGACTGTTCAAACTGACAGCAGCGCTCACATAAATCaagctcatttgcataattttggaTTTCCACCCGGTTTAGCAGGACAGCAGTTTTTCAACCCTCTGGGTGGCGCTCATCCTTTTCTCTTGCACCCAAGTCAGTTTAGCATGGGAGGTGCTTTCTCCAACATGGCGGCTGCAGGCATGGGCCCTTTACTAGCAGCTGTATCGTCTGGAGGCGTCAGTACCATGGACACAGCCAGCATTGCGTCCCCAACTCAAGGCCTCACGGGAACACATGGGCTGCCGTTTCATCTCCAGCAACATGTTCTTGCGTCACAG GGCCTCGCAATGTCTCCATTTGGAAGTCTTTTCCCTTATCCCTACACCTATATGGCAGCAGCCGCAGCCGCTTCCACGGCGGCCTCTTCGTCGGTCCACCGCCATCCTTTTCTTAACGCAGTGCGCCCTCGACTCCGATACAACCCTTACACTATTCCGATGAGTGTGCCGGACAGTAGTACATTGCTCACCACAGGTCTACCCCCAATGCCCGGCAGTACCAtcgaaaaaaacaacatggcaACAAGTCCCGTATCGGCAAACCTGGACTCCACTTCTGAAGTCAACAGCCGGTCTTCGACCCTATCATCGGGCTCGGTCTCCCATTCGCCAAAAACATGTTCTCAGAAAGACTCCACCAACGAGCTACAAAGTATTCAACGCCTGGTCAGTGGACTAGACTCGAAACAGGACAGGCCACGAAGCCTGTCTCCATAG
- the LOC118237090 gene encoding T-box transcription factor TBX3-like isoform X3, which produces MSFPMRDPVIPGTSMAYHPFLPHRAPDFAMSAMLGHQPPFFPTLALPPNGALSLPGALGKPIMDQLVGATETSLHFSTLGHQAAAAAAHLRPLKTLEPEEEVEDDPKVHLEAKDLWEQFHKRGTEMVITKSGRRMFPPFKVRCTGLDKKAKYILLMDIVAADDCRYKFHNSRWMVAGKADPEMPKRMYIHPDSPATGEQWMSKVVNFHKLKLTNNISDKHGFTILNSMHKYQPRFHIVRANDILKLPYSTFRTYVFPETEFIAVTAYQNDKITQLKIDNNPFAKGFRDTGNGRREKRKQLALQSIRSYEEQQKKDDGTPDDSLGEQGSFKCFGQVSTVGAPTLKEVCESDEDSDEEREDGNQQDVQEASKISTTTEDTKEEEARTAKAHLFANRHTTSREREDATNTEKSPADSRQSPITIISSTTRSLGGEELKSPAQDLPKTEECRSMSKENYAPLTVQTDSSAHINQAHLHNFGFPPGLAGQQFFNPLGGAHPFLLHPSQFSMGGAFSNMAAAGMGPLLAAVSSGGVSTMDTASIASPTQGLTGTHGLPFHLQQHVLASQGLAMSPFGSLFPYPYTYMAAAAAASTAASSSVHRHPFLNAVRPRLRYNPYTIPMSVPDSSTLLTTGLPPMPGSTIEKNNMATSPVSANLDSTSEVNSRSSTLSSGSVSHSPKTCSQKDSTNELQSIQRLVSGLDSKQDRPRSLSP; this is translated from the exons ATGAGCTTCCCGATGAGAGATCCAGTTATTCCAGGAACAAGTATGGCATATCATCCATTTTTACCTCACCGCGCTCCAGACTTTGCTATGAGCGCAATGCTGGGCCACCAGCCTCCCTTCTTCCCGACTCTTGCACTGCCTCCCAACggcgctctttctctcccggGTGCACTCGGGAAGCCCATCATGGATCAGCTGGTAGGCGCCACGGAAACCAGTCTTCACTTTTCCACGTTAGGGCACCAGGCTGCTGCCGCAGCTGCCCACTTAAGGCCTCTGAAAACATTGGAACCAGAAGAAGAAGTGGAAGATGACCCTAAAGTTCACCTGGAAGCTAAGGACCTTTGGGAACAGTTCCACAAACGGGGCACTGAAATGGTTATCACAAAATCTGGAAG GCGAATGTTTCCACCATTTAAAGTGAGGTGTACTGGCTTGGACAAGAAAGCCAAGTACATTTTGCTGATGGATATTGTCGCAGCCGACGACTGCAGATATAAATTCCATAACTCGCGCTGGATGGTGGCAGGGAAGGCCGACCCTGAAATGCCAAAGCGGATGTACATTCACCCGGACAGCCCGGCGACTGGCGAACAGTGGATGTCAAAAGTCGTCAATTTTCACAAACTAAAACTGACGAACAACATCTCCGACAAGCATGGATTT ACGATTCTGAACTCGATGCACAAATATCAGCCTCGATTTCACATCGTGCGAGCCAACGACATCCTTAAACTTCCCTATAGTACGTTCAGGACCTACGTCTTTCCCGAAACTGAATTCATTGCTGTAACTGCTTACCAAAATGATAAG ATTACACAGTTAAAAATTGACAATAATCCATTCGCAAAAGGTTTCCGTGACACCGGCAatgggagaagagaaaaaag GAAGCAATTGGCACTGCAGTCTATAAGGTCCTATGAGGAGCAACAGAAAAAAGACGACGGAACGCCGGACGACTCTTTGGGAGAGCAGGGTTCCTTCAAGTGTTTTGGTCAAGTATCAACAGTAGGAGCCCCAACATTAAAAG AAGTCTGTGAAAGCGATGAAGATAGCGACGAGGAAAGAGAAGATGGAAACCAACAGGACGTACAAGAGGCCAGCAAAATTTCTACCACCACAGAAGACACGAAGGAGGAAGAGGCACGCACTGCCAAAGCGCACCTGTTCGCCAATAGACATACCACAAGCCGGGAAAGAGAGGACGCAACGAACACTGAGAAGAGTCCAGCGGATTCAAGGCAGAGCCCTATTACTATCATTTCCAGCACCACTCGCTCTTTGGGCGGGGAAGAACTGAAGAGTCCTGCGCAAGATCTACCCAAAACTGAAGAATGCAGGTCTATGAGCAAGGAGAATTACGCGCCCTTGACTGTTCAAACTGACAGCAGCGCTCACATAAATCaagctcatttgcataattttggaTTTCCACCCGGTTTAGCAGGACAGCAGTTTTTCAACCCTCTGGGTGGCGCTCATCCTTTTCTCTTGCACCCAAGTCAGTTTAGCATGGGAGGTGCTTTCTCCAACATGGCGGCTGCAGGCATGGGCCCTTTACTAGCAGCTGTATCGTCTGGAGGCGTCAGTACCATGGACACAGCCAGCATTGCGTCCCCAACTCAAGGCCTCACGGGAACACATGGGCTGCCGTTTCATCTCCAGCAACATGTTCTTGCGTCACAG GGCCTCGCAATGTCTCCATTTGGAAGTCTTTTCCCTTATCCCTACACCTATATGGCAGCAGCCGCAGCCGCTTCCACGGCGGCCTCTTCGTCGGTCCACCGCCATCCTTTTCTTAACGCAGTGCGCCCTCGACTCCGATACAACCCTTACACTATTCCGATGAGTGTGCCGGACAGTAGTACATTGCTCACCACAGGTCTACCCCCAATGCCCGGCAGTACCAtcgaaaaaaacaacatggcaACAAGTCCCGTATCGGCAAACCTGGACTCCACTTCTGAAGTCAACAGCCGGTCTTCGACCCTATCATCGGGCTCGGTCTCCCATTCGCCAAAAACATGTTCTCAGAAAGACTCCACCAACGAGCTACAAAGTATTCAACGCCTGGTCAGTGGACTAGACTCGAAACAGGACAGGCCACGAAGCCTGTCTCCATAG
- the LOC118237090 gene encoding T-box transcription factor TBX3-like isoform X1: MSFPMRDPVIPGTSMAYHPFLPHRAPDFAMSAMLGHQPPFFPTLALPPNGALSLPGALGKPIMDQLVGATETSLHFSTLGHQAAAAAAHLRPLKTLEPEEEVEDDPKVHLEAKDLWEQFHKRGTEMVITKSGRRMFPPFKVRCTGLDKKAKYILLMDIVAADDCRYKFHNSRWMVAGKADPEMPKRMYIHPDSPATGEQWMSKVVNFHKLKLTNNISDKHGFNCFLLQTILNSMHKYQPRFHIVRANDILKLPYSTFRTYVFPETEFIAVTAYQNDKITQLKIDNNPFAKGFRDTGNGRREKRKQLALQSIRSYEEQQKKDDGTPDDSLGEQGSFKCFGQVSTVGAPTLKEVCESDEDSDEEREDGNQQDVQEASKISTTTEDTKEEEARTAKAHLFANRHTTSREREDATNTEKSPADSRQSPITIISSTTRSLGGEELKSPAQDLPKTEECRSMSKENYAPLTVQTDSSAHINQAHLHNFGFPPGLAGQQFFNPLGGAHPFLLHPSQFSMGGAFSNMAAAGMGPLLAAVSSGGVSTMDTASIASPTQGLTGTHGLPFHLQQHVLASQGLAMSPFGSLFPYPYTYMAAAAAASTAASSSVHRHPFLNAVRPRLRYNPYTIPMSVPDSSTLLTTGLPPMPGSTIEKNNMATSPVSANLDSTSEVNSRSSTLSSGSVSHSPKTCSQKDSTNELQSIQRLVSGLDSKQDRPRSLSP; encoded by the exons ATGAGCTTCCCGATGAGAGATCCAGTTATTCCAGGAACAAGTATGGCATATCATCCATTTTTACCTCACCGCGCTCCAGACTTTGCTATGAGCGCAATGCTGGGCCACCAGCCTCCCTTCTTCCCGACTCTTGCACTGCCTCCCAACggcgctctttctctcccggGTGCACTCGGGAAGCCCATCATGGATCAGCTGGTAGGCGCCACGGAAACCAGTCTTCACTTTTCCACGTTAGGGCACCAGGCTGCTGCCGCAGCTGCCCACTTAAGGCCTCTGAAAACATTGGAACCAGAAGAAGAAGTGGAAGATGACCCTAAAGTTCACCTGGAAGCTAAGGACCTTTGGGAACAGTTCCACAAACGGGGCACTGAAATGGTTATCACAAAATCTGGAAG GCGAATGTTTCCACCATTTAAAGTGAGGTGTACTGGCTTGGACAAGAAAGCCAAGTACATTTTGCTGATGGATATTGTCGCAGCCGACGACTGCAGATATAAATTCCATAACTCGCGCTGGATGGTGGCAGGGAAGGCCGACCCTGAAATGCCAAAGCGGATGTACATTCACCCGGACAGCCCGGCGACTGGCGAACAGTGGATGTCAAAAGTCGTCAATTTTCACAAACTAAAACTGACGAACAACATCTCCGACAAGCATGGATTT AATTGTTTCCTGTTGCAGACGATTCTGAACTCGATGCACAAATATCAGCCTCGATTTCACATCGTGCGAGCCAACGACATCCTTAAACTTCCCTATAGTACGTTCAGGACCTACGTCTTTCCCGAAACTGAATTCATTGCTGTAACTGCTTACCAAAATGATAAG ATTACACAGTTAAAAATTGACAATAATCCATTCGCAAAAGGTTTCCGTGACACCGGCAatgggagaagagaaaaaag GAAGCAATTGGCACTGCAGTCTATAAGGTCCTATGAGGAGCAACAGAAAAAAGACGACGGAACGCCGGACGACTCTTTGGGAGAGCAGGGTTCCTTCAAGTGTTTTGGTCAAGTATCAACAGTAGGAGCCCCAACATTAAAAG AAGTCTGTGAAAGCGATGAAGATAGCGACGAGGAAAGAGAAGATGGAAACCAACAGGACGTACAAGAGGCCAGCAAAATTTCTACCACCACAGAAGACACGAAGGAGGAAGAGGCACGCACTGCCAAAGCGCACCTGTTCGCCAATAGACATACCACAAGCCGGGAAAGAGAGGACGCAACGAACACTGAGAAGAGTCCAGCGGATTCAAGGCAGAGCCCTATTACTATCATTTCCAGCACCACTCGCTCTTTGGGCGGGGAAGAACTGAAGAGTCCTGCGCAAGATCTACCCAAAACTGAAGAATGCAGGTCTATGAGCAAGGAGAATTACGCGCCCTTGACTGTTCAAACTGACAGCAGCGCTCACATAAATCaagctcatttgcataattttggaTTTCCACCCGGTTTAGCAGGACAGCAGTTTTTCAACCCTCTGGGTGGCGCTCATCCTTTTCTCTTGCACCCAAGTCAGTTTAGCATGGGAGGTGCTTTCTCCAACATGGCGGCTGCAGGCATGGGCCCTTTACTAGCAGCTGTATCGTCTGGAGGCGTCAGTACCATGGACACAGCCAGCATTGCGTCCCCAACTCAAGGCCTCACGGGAACACATGGGCTGCCGTTTCATCTCCAGCAACATGTTCTTGCGTCACAG GGCCTCGCAATGTCTCCATTTGGAAGTCTTTTCCCTTATCCCTACACCTATATGGCAGCAGCCGCAGCCGCTTCCACGGCGGCCTCTTCGTCGGTCCACCGCCATCCTTTTCTTAACGCAGTGCGCCCTCGACTCCGATACAACCCTTACACTATTCCGATGAGTGTGCCGGACAGTAGTACATTGCTCACCACAGGTCTACCCCCAATGCCCGGCAGTACCAtcgaaaaaaacaacatggcaACAAGTCCCGTATCGGCAAACCTGGACTCCACTTCTGAAGTCAACAGCCGGTCTTCGACCCTATCATCGGGCTCGGTCTCCCATTCGCCAAAAACATGTTCTCAGAAAGACTCCACCAACGAGCTACAAAGTATTCAACGCCTGGTCAGTGGACTAGACTCGAAACAGGACAGGCCACGAAGCCTGTCTCCATAG